In the genome of Massilibacillus massiliensis, one region contains:
- a CDS encoding methyl-accepting chemotaxis protein produces MKYDKQFNTVRAKFLITLIPLFILSFVILSGISYYVANKALLTSADEIAREVGDKFAVKIANEIDEKMIRLDELAAMPEIVDGDEAAKVKTLAAAKNRSAGFDMICYTNLDGVAINETGLHMERGDREYIKKVKETKKAYVSNPFVSGTSGKLITVLVRPVMKNDTLIGYVFGTISLENLSKMMEQVKFKETGYGYLADHSGLVLGYGTKPEMAGKLNLTEKKVNPELNSAGTELDDRLINGFKDVAASGKQTSSAYTTSLGIDSVAVMTPVELDGRRWIMVVTAPKAEVQSEAMLLFKVMTGISILFILLAIFVIYFFAKRISKPIETIRDECAVLNTGDLRQDHVSVVSKDEIGQLSSGFHDMRKTLRKLIQKMQDQSQQVASASEELTAGAQQSAEAATQVAASITEIAQGVEKQSAVADEVNGVAQRFSGSVTQIAVKSQDIVGIVEETSENAGQGREAIARAVSEMEQIGEGSEAIQQAITKLDKGSQEISNIVELISNIAGQTNLLALNAAIEAARAGEQGRGFAVVAEEVRKLAEESNQSSKKIGDLVQFNLADMQEAVIASKEGIERVAVGIEAVKSADEIFKNIVRSIDNLSEEITSISSEISQMATGSASMLDSIAKIDDVSKTNAAESEAVSAATEEQSAAMQEIASASQNLANLATELQSAVARFKV; encoded by the coding sequence GTGAAGTATGATAAACAATTCAATACAGTTAGAGCGAAGTTTTTAATTACACTAATCCCTTTGTTTATATTAAGTTTTGTTATTTTATCGGGAATTAGCTATTATGTCGCAAATAAAGCTTTATTAACAAGTGCAGATGAAATTGCGCGTGAAGTAGGCGATAAATTTGCGGTGAAGATTGCAAATGAAATTGATGAAAAAATGATTCGTTTAGATGAGTTAGCAGCTATGCCGGAAATTGTCGACGGAGATGAGGCGGCAAAAGTTAAAACTTTAGCGGCGGCAAAAAATAGAAGTGCCGGTTTTGATATGATTTGCTATACAAATTTAGATGGTGTAGCGATTAATGAAACTGGTTTACATATGGAACGCGGCGACCGTGAATACATAAAAAAAGTAAAAGAAACGAAGAAAGCTTATGTTTCTAATCCATTTGTTTCGGGAACAAGTGGAAAGTTGATTACAGTTTTGGTACGCCCGGTGATGAAGAATGATACGTTAATTGGGTATGTTTTTGGAACGATTAGTTTAGAAAATCTGTCAAAAATGATGGAACAAGTAAAGTTTAAAGAAACTGGTTATGGGTATCTCGCAGATCATTCAGGTTTGGTATTAGGATATGGAACCAAACCTGAAATGGCGGGTAAATTAAATTTGACGGAGAAAAAAGTAAATCCAGAATTGAATTCTGCCGGAACAGAACTTGATGATCGTTTAATCAATGGGTTTAAAGATGTAGCGGCTTCCGGCAAGCAAACTTCATCTGCGTATACAACTTCTTTAGGGATAGATTCCGTGGCGGTCATGACACCGGTTGAACTGGATGGACGCCGTTGGATTATGGTTGTGACTGCACCGAAAGCAGAAGTGCAGAGCGAGGCTATGTTATTGTTTAAGGTAATGACAGGAATTTCTATTCTATTTATTCTTTTAGCGATTTTTGTTATTTACTTTTTTGCAAAACGTATTTCTAAGCCGATTGAAACCATCCGTGATGAATGTGCTGTCTTAAATACTGGAGATTTGCGACAGGATCATGTGAGTGTAGTTTCTAAAGATGAAATTGGACAGTTATCCAGTGGTTTTCACGATATGAGAAAAACATTACGCAAACTGATTCAAAAGATGCAGGATCAGTCCCAACAAGTTGCCAGTGCTAGTGAAGAGCTTACGGCAGGTGCACAGCAATCTGCAGAAGCGGCTACGCAAGTCGCTGCTTCAATTACAGAGATTGCGCAAGGGGTAGAAAAACAATCTGCAGTAGCGGATGAAGTAAATGGTGTTGCGCAGCGTTTTTCCGGCAGTGTTACACAAATTGCTGTAAAGTCACAGGATATCGTTGGAATCGTGGAAGAAACTTCAGAGAATGCCGGGCAAGGACGTGAAGCAATTGCTAGAGCAGTTTCTGAAATGGAGCAGATTGGCGAAGGATCAGAGGCAATTCAACAAGCGATTACGAAATTAGATAAAGGATCGCAAGAGATTAGCAATATTGTGGAGTTGATTTCTAATATAGCCGGACAGACCAACCTGTTGGCATTAAATGCAGCCATTGAGGCAGCGCGTGCCGGTGAACAGGGGCGTGGTTTTGCAGTCGTTGCAGAAGAAGTAAGAAAACTTGCGGAAGAATCCAATCAATCTTCGAAAAAGATTGGCGATCTTGTGCAGTTTAATTTGGCAGATATGCAAGAAGCTGTTATAGCGAGTAAAGAAGGTATTGAGCGTGTTGCCGTCGGCATAGAAGCAGTAAAATCAGCAGATGAAATTTTTAAAAATATTGTTCGGTCTATTGATAATTTATCAGAAGAAATTACGAGTATTTCTTCTGAAATCAGCCAAATGGCGACTGGCAGTGCAAGCATGTTAGATTCTATTGCCAAGATTGATGATGTAAGTAAAACCAATGCAGCCGAAAGTGAGGCAGTATCCGCTGCTACCGAAGAACAATCCGCGGCAATGCAGGAAATTGCTTCAGCAAGTCAAAATCTAGCAAATTTAGCAACTGAATTGCAGTCAGCTGTAGCAAGATTTAAGGTTTAA
- the fliD gene encoding flagellar filament capping protein FliD, producing MNVNSVTAQSNMSYLKYTLAKNNSKFNSVLSTSNSYDYLFNSGSTSSSNQTLWNSSFSSKNAAADPGLILATMQKYTKTSNAFYPAFASTSTNLQTSSAKLTDTLKNTDTSTKDTVDRITAFVDDYNATTKLFNKNSNTSSALSALSVSFSSGTSSLRKSLATIGITVQKDGTMAADKEALTDAVKNEYGSVQSLLGGSTGLANQAYTKIKIASNRASDLVPFPDFTKMTTSSASLGLLADLYA from the coding sequence ATGAATGTCAATTCCGTAACAGCACAAAGTAATATGTCTTATTTAAAATATACACTTGCCAAAAACAACAGTAAATTTAATTCTGTTCTTTCAACCTCTAATTCCTACGATTATTTATTCAATTCCGGTTCTACCTCTTCTTCAAATCAAACACTCTGGAATTCAAGTTTTTCTTCAAAAAACGCTGCAGCCGATCCTGGACTCATTTTAGCAACGATGCAAAAATACACAAAAACCTCCAATGCTTTCTATCCGGCTTTTGCGTCTACTTCTACGAATCTACAGACTTCTTCAGCAAAACTCACCGATACATTAAAAAATACCGATACCTCCACGAAAGACACCGTTGATCGTATTACTGCTTTTGTCGACGATTACAATGCGACTACTAAATTATTTAATAAAAATTCTAATACTTCTTCCGCATTATCTGCACTATCCGTCTCCTTTTCCAGCGGAACAAGCAGTTTAAGAAAATCACTCGCAACGATTGGCATAACGGTACAAAAGGATGGAACTATGGCAGCTGACAAAGAAGCTTTAACAGATGCCGTTAAAAATGAATACGGCTCTGTGCAATCCTTGTTAGGCGGTTCAACAGGGCTTGCCAATCAAGCTTATACAAAAATTAAAATTGCAAGCAATCGAGCGAGTGATCTAGTCCCTTTCCCCGATTTTACAAAAATGACTACATCCTCAGCATCGCTTGGGTTGCTTGCAGACTTATATGCATAA
- a CDS encoding SMR family transporter, which yields MLQWCALFLAIITEVTGTTMLKFVGQNESIAGYTVLLIMVGLSYFLLSKAIVKIPLSVAYATWEGIGLVVITGIGCILFQEQLSVLKILGVSIIVLGIILLKRGMVESASGDGKNE from the coding sequence ATGCTACAGTGGTGTGCGTTATTTTTAGCAATCATTACTGAAGTAACTGGCACGACGATGTTAAAGTTCGTCGGGCAAAATGAATCCATTGCTGGATACACAGTACTACTTATCATGGTAGGGTTATCCTATTTTTTATTATCGAAAGCGATTGTAAAGATTCCCTTAAGTGTTGCATATGCGACGTGGGAAGGTATTGGGCTTGTTGTTATTACGGGTATTGGTTGCATTTTATTTCAGGAACAATTATCTGTTCTCAAAATTTTGGGCGTCAGTATAATTGTGTTGGGAATTATTTTATTGAAGAGAGGCATGGTCGAGTCTGCGTCAGGGGATGGTAAAAATGAATGA
- a CDS encoding SMR family transporter — protein MNEGILFLTVSIVLDVIANLFLKKSDGFKNKSWGFGAVLLIIIAFIALSQAVKTMELSIAYALWGASGLLLTTGLDVVFYGVKLKSAGVVGLVCMVTGIVLLKSVS, from the coding sequence ATGAATGAAGGAATTTTATTTCTGACCGTTTCCATTGTGCTGGACGTTATCGCCAATCTATTTTTAAAAAAATCTGATGGTTTTAAAAATAAAAGTTGGGGCTTTGGTGCGGTATTATTGATTATTATTGCATTTATCGCGTTATCACAAGCTGTGAAGACAATGGAATTGAGTATAGCTTATGCGTTATGGGGAGCCAGTGGTCTATTGCTTACGACGGGGTTGGATGTTGTATTTTACGGCGTTAAGCTAAAAAGTGCCGGTGTTGTTGGTCTTGTTTGTATGGTGACTGGCATTGTGCTTCTTAAAAGTGTTTCATAA
- a CDS encoding MalY/PatB family protein, whose product MSHTSKRLDKYEIDFDHVNDFDGLLSNKWNFRKDRVGREDVIAMWVADMDFETSPAIQKAIAKRAKRGIYGYAAVTDAYLNAVTAWFKKRHNWTIDPASVKQTPGVITAIHLAVLALSEVDDFVLIQTPVYHPFFRVIKNTKRRVLENPLIRTENGYEVDFKDFEQKIIEFKPKVFILCNPHNPIGKVYKKDDLLKLGQICLQHDVKMIVDEIHCDLVYSEAKHISFATLGEQFAKQAIICTAPSKSFNLAGIRNSNIVIPDEALRAKFQAVYDYVGIPKPSLFPLIATQAAYEKGEEWFDHVLAYIEENRNYALEKIAEKLPELKVNKPEGTYFLWVDFNAYGLSKEALEKFLIEEAGLWFNQGYIFGVQGEGFARINIACPRKTLKQALKQLENALRNLK is encoded by the coding sequence ATGTCACATACAAGTAAACGTTTAGACAAATATGAAATAGATTTTGATCATGTAAATGATTTTGATGGTTTACTTTCAAATAAATGGAATTTTAGAAAAGATCGTGTAGGCCGTGAAGATGTAATCGCTATGTGGGTAGCAGATATGGATTTTGAAACTTCACCCGCAATCCAAAAAGCGATTGCAAAGCGTGCCAAAAGAGGAATCTATGGCTACGCTGCTGTCACTGATGCATATTTAAATGCAGTAACAGCGTGGTTTAAAAAACGGCATAATTGGACGATTGACCCTGCATCGGTCAAACAAACACCGGGCGTGATTACTGCAATTCATCTTGCTGTGCTGGCATTATCGGAAGTCGATGATTTTGTTTTGATTCAAACACCGGTATATCATCCATTTTTTCGGGTGATTAAAAATACCAAACGGCGCGTATTAGAAAATCCATTGATCCGGACTGAAAATGGCTATGAAGTAGACTTTAAGGATTTTGAACAAAAAATTATAGAGTTTAAGCCAAAAGTTTTTATCCTTTGCAATCCACATAATCCTATAGGCAAGGTCTACAAAAAAGATGATTTGCTTAAATTGGGCCAGATCTGTTTGCAGCACGATGTAAAAATGATTGTCGATGAAATTCACTGTGATCTTGTATATTCTGAAGCAAAACATATTTCATTTGCGACACTGGGTGAACAATTTGCAAAACAGGCAATTATTTGTACCGCACCAAGTAAATCCTTTAATTTAGCTGGTATCAGAAATTCTAATATTGTAATTCCTGATGAAGCATTGCGTGCGAAATTTCAGGCGGTTTATGATTATGTTGGTATTCCTAAGCCTAGTTTATTTCCATTGATTGCAACACAGGCAGCATATGAAAAAGGCGAAGAGTGGTTTGATCATGTGCTTGCATATATCGAAGAAAATCGCAATTATGCACTTGAAAAAATCGCTGAAAAATTACCGGAGTTAAAGGTAAATAAACCTGAAGGCACTTACTTTTTATGGGTAGATTTTAATGCATATGGCCTATCAAAAGAAGCATTGGAAAAGTTCTTAATTGAAGAAGCTGGATTGTGGTTTAATCAAGGGTACATTTTTGGCGTACAAGGCGAAGGTTTTGCAAGAATTAACATTGCTTGTCCACGTAAGACATTAAAACAGGCACTAAAACAGCTTGAGAATGCATTGCGTAATTTAAAATAA
- a CDS encoding transporter substrate-binding domain-containing protein: MNLLTKGKKYGSFGLVFLFIMGLMLTTGCGLNENNKQAATKSDKEVKTYTVATRGTFRPFTYMDEKDQLTGYDIEILREVEKRNPDIKFEFKTMSVDAGFLGLESGQVDIIANQIVENPKRADKSIFTKEVNNYTSRKLAVKGDRDDIKSIDDLRGKKVAVTSSSEVTRQLQKYNETADPKIELVYTDKGSTETLNLVATGRVDASPTYEVVIVEAKNTLGLDVKPVGPTIASDATCYALRKDEKSQELANRIDATIKEMRADGTLKKLSEKFLGKDYTVPQK, encoded by the coding sequence ATGAATTTATTGACTAAAGGTAAAAAATATGGAAGTTTTGGACTCGTGTTTCTTTTTATTATGGGGTTAATGCTTACAACAGGCTGTGGTTTAAATGAAAATAATAAGCAAGCAGCAACAAAATCGGATAAAGAGGTAAAAACATACACCGTGGCAACGCGGGGAACGTTTAGACCGTTTACGTATATGGATGAAAAAGATCAATTAACCGGCTATGATATAGAAATTTTGCGTGAGGTTGAGAAGAGAAATCCTGATATTAAATTTGAATTTAAAACAATGAGTGTAGATGCCGGTTTTTTAGGATTGGAGTCTGGTCAGGTAGATATTATTGCAAATCAGATTGTGGAAAATCCAAAACGTGCTGATAAAAGTATATTTACAAAAGAAGTAAATAATTATACAAGTCGTAAATTGGCAGTCAAAGGTGATCGTGATGATATAAAAAGCATTGATGATTTACGCGGGAAGAAAGTTGCCGTTACGAGCAGTAGTGAAGTAACACGCCAATTACAAAAGTATAATGAAACTGCTGATCCTAAAATTGAATTGGTATACACTGACAAAGGCTCCACGGAAACTTTGAATTTAGTGGCTACAGGCCGTGTTGATGCGTCACCAACGTATGAAGTCGTCATAGTCGAAGCGAAAAATACATTAGGTCTTGATGTGAAACCTGTAGGTCCTACGATTGCGAGTGATGCAACTTGCTATGCTTTACGTAAAGATGAGAAATCACAAGAATTAGCAAATCGTATTGATGCTACGATAAAAGAAATGCGTGCCGATGGTACATTGAAAAAATTATCAGAAAAGTTTTTAGGTAAAGATTATACAGTTCCACAAAAGTAG
- a CDS encoding M20 metallopeptidase family protein, whose protein sequence is MHTLNHKIFELTEAVYPALVPLRHQIHENPELGYQEYKTSGLVAKTLKNWQIPIEKIPGTTAIIGYIKGQLDSDNSIAIRADMDALPLHETSGVSYASKTSGVMHACGHDVNTVNLLGTAYVLSHLTAHFGGTIKLIFQPAEEIFGGAQEIIDYGVLDNPTVSAILAAHVNARYPVGAVAVKSGTVNMAASTFEVALQGRGGHASAPYATEDIVSTAAKLILDFQSIPRRILNYIDPAVVAIATIHAGDRNNVIPSQLRFTGTVRGTEYKVHQMIENEMRKVLQAHELVTGVKGSLEFQFASQAIVNDPLLTQSFITAAEELVGKEQVILVDKPTNGSENFALFSERVPSVYFRIGGTAKGETAVAFAHNANFKVEDASLKTGVMVMAKAAIQFIQET, encoded by the coding sequence ATGCATACACTAAATCATAAAATTTTCGAGCTAACAGAAGCAGTTTATCCTGCATTGGTTCCACTCAGACATCAAATACATGAAAATCCTGAATTGGGATATCAAGAATATAAAACCTCAGGTTTGGTTGCAAAAACTTTAAAAAATTGGCAGATTCCCATAGAGAAAATTCCTGGAACGACTGCGATTATCGGCTATATTAAAGGCCAATTGGACAGCGACAACAGCATTGCGATTCGGGCGGATATGGATGCGTTGCCGCTCCATGAAACTTCAGGTGTTTCCTATGCATCTAAAACTTCAGGTGTTATGCATGCTTGTGGTCATGATGTAAACACGGTAAATTTGCTGGGAACTGCATATGTACTCTCACATTTAACAGCACACTTTGGTGGCACGATTAAATTGATATTTCAGCCAGCAGAAGAGATTTTTGGCGGTGCACAAGAAATTATTGATTACGGAGTTCTTGACAATCCCACAGTGTCAGCGATTTTGGCGGCACATGTGAATGCGCGGTATCCTGTAGGTGCGGTTGCGGTCAAGTCGGGTACGGTAAACATGGCAGCCAGTACGTTTGAAGTTGCGTTGCAAGGCAGAGGCGGTCACGCTTCTGCACCGTATGCTACAGAGGATATTGTGTCAACTGCAGCAAAGCTCATTCTTGATTTTCAGTCGATTCCAAGGCGGATACTGAATTATATTGATCCCGCTGTCGTAGCAATTGCTACGATTCATGCGGGCGATAGAAATAATGTGATTCCAAGCCAATTACGCTTTACCGGAACCGTTCGAGGTACAGAATATAAAGTACATCAGATGATAGAGAATGAAATGCGTAAAGTTTTGCAGGCGCATGAGCTTGTTACTGGCGTAAAAGGAAGTCTGGAGTTTCAGTTTGCTTCGCAGGCGATCGTGAATGATCCTCTATTGACCCAAAGCTTTATAACGGCAGCAGAGGAGCTAGTAGGCAAAGAACAGGTGATTCTTGTCGATAAACCGACAAATGGATCAGAGAATTTCGCACTTTTTTCTGAAAGGGTGCCTTCTGTATATTTCCGTATTGGTGGAACAGCAAAGGGCGAAACAGCTGTGGCTTTTGCACATAATGCAAATTTCAAAGTCGAAGATGCATCCCTAAAAACAGGCGTTATGGTCATGGCAAAAGCAGCGATTCAATTCATTCAGGAAACATGA
- a CDS encoding amino acid ABC transporter permease, giving the protein MGSYFSVDYMIKAFPTLLSYIDVTIIVTVVAELFGFIIGCLVAIIRINQVKVLNQICLVYISFIRGTPFLVQLYLVCFGLPQLLQGLGYQDIRSIPGLLFVFLIMSIHAGAYIAEVMRSSILAVDKGQLEAAHSIGMRTWQAYLRIVLPQAFSMAIPSLSNNVISTLKSTSLIFNVGVVDMLRKADLMGSYSYRHLELYVDVAIIYVLLCFVIQAITYVIERRTILGKQLAS; this is encoded by the coding sequence TTGGGGAGTTATTTTAGTGTTGATTATATGATCAAAGCTTTTCCAACTTTGTTATCTTATATTGATGTTACGATTATTGTCACGGTTGTGGCAGAACTGTTTGGGTTTATCATTGGTTGTCTTGTTGCAATCATTCGGATTAATCAAGTCAAAGTGTTGAATCAAATCTGTCTTGTATATATATCCTTTATTCGAGGTACACCATTTTTAGTGCAGCTGTATTTGGTTTGTTTTGGTCTGCCACAGTTATTGCAGGGCTTGGGATATCAAGATATCCGTTCTATACCGGGACTGCTTTTCGTTTTTCTCATCATGTCAATCCATGCGGGTGCTTATATTGCAGAAGTTATGCGCAGCAGTATATTAGCAGTTGATAAAGGTCAATTAGAGGCGGCACATTCCATTGGGATGCGTACATGGCAGGCTTATCTTAGAATTGTTTTGCCGCAGGCATTTAGCATGGCGATACCATCATTGAGTAATAATGTGATTTCGACATTAAAAAGTACTTCGCTAATTTTCAACGTTGGCGTAGTGGATATGCTGCGAAAAGCTGATTTAATGGGATCGTATAGCTATCGTCATTTAGAGTTATATGTAGATGTTGCAATTATTTATGTGCTTTTGTGTTTTGTTATTCAGGCCATTACGTATGTAATAGAGCGCCGTACGATATTAGGAAAGCAGCTTGCTTCTTAA
- a CDS encoding amino acid ABC transporter permease, whose amino-acid sequence MTQLIDPYFLLEIFLKLIEYIPVTLGLAISSMFFASVLGLVVMLIRLKKIPFLSKLADAYVLLGRALPTMVILYIVFFALPIFLMIFSETTGTKIDFNQIPATVFAVIGLTLHTGAYLTEAFRAAVQSVEKGQMEAAYSIGMTWWQGFYRIILRQAAVFAMPLMVNQFLNLIKGTSIAFMITVMELFGAANVICADNNRYLEVYIVVAGIYWGMSILFEKLFLVIENKLAFFKKGVNE is encoded by the coding sequence ATGACGCAACTTATCGATCCATATTTTTTATTAGAAATATTTTTAAAACTGATAGAGTATATTCCGGTGACTTTGGGACTTGCGATTAGCAGTATGTTTTTTGCTAGTGTCTTGGGGCTGGTAGTGATGCTGATTCGGTTGAAAAAAATTCCCTTTTTAAGCAAACTAGCCGATGCATATGTATTGCTAGGCAGGGCTTTACCCACAATGGTAATCTTATATATTGTTTTTTTTGCCTTACCGATTTTTCTCATGATTTTTAGTGAGACGACGGGAACTAAAATAGATTTTAATCAAATTCCTGCGACAGTATTTGCTGTTATCGGGTTGACTTTGCATACAGGGGCGTATTTAACAGAGGCTTTTCGTGCTGCAGTGCAATCGGTAGAAAAAGGGCAGATGGAAGCCGCCTATTCTATCGGAATGACTTGGTGGCAGGGGTTTTATCGTATCATTCTTCGGCAGGCTGCGGTTTTTGCGATGCCGTTGATGGTAAATCAGTTTCTGAATTTAATTAAAGGAACCTCCATTGCGTTTATGATTACTGTCATGGAATTGTTTGGTGCGGCAAATGTGATTTGTGCGGATAACAATCGTTATTTGGAAGTTTATATTGTGGTAGCAGGTATTTATTGGGGTATGAGTATTTTGTTTGAGAAATTATTTTTGGTTATTGAAAATAAATTAGCATTTTTCAAGAAAGGGGTGAACGAATGA
- a CDS encoding amino acid ABC transporter ATP-binding protein — translation MITFKNIHKSFGNNEVLKGIDYSVQTGSVTVILGPSGSGKTTLLRSINFLEKADRGEIILDDLHIDVEKVTRKQIHEIRQRTAMVFQSYNLFKNKTALENIMEGLLIVKKMPKAEAKKTAEHYLEKVGLANKGDAYPHQLSGGQQQRIGIARALALNPDVILFDEPTSALDPELVGEVLEVMRKVAQEVNCTMIVVTHEIGFAREVADHVVFMDGGVIVEEGVPEKILCRPENERTKQFLARYVSFTEYNI, via the coding sequence ATGATTACGTTTAAAAATATTCATAAATCATTTGGGAACAATGAAGTTTTAAAAGGTATTGATTATAGTGTGCAGACTGGTTCGGTAACGGTGATTTTGGGACCAAGCGGATCAGGGAAGACAACACTGTTACGATCGATTAATTTTCTTGAAAAAGCTGACCGTGGTGAAATTATTTTAGATGATCTTCATATTGATGTCGAAAAAGTAACCCGAAAACAAATTCATGAGATTCGTCAACGGACGGCGATGGTTTTTCAATCTTATAATTTGTTTAAAAATAAAACGGCATTAGAAAATATTATGGAAGGTCTGCTCATCGTAAAGAAAATGCCGAAAGCTGAGGCGAAGAAAACAGCAGAGCATTACTTGGAGAAGGTCGGATTGGCGAATAAAGGCGATGCTTATCCCCATCAACTGTCAGGCGGTCAGCAGCAGCGTATCGGCATTGCCAGAGCTTTAGCGCTAAATCCGGATGTGATTTTATTTGATGAACCGACATCAGCACTTGATCCGGAATTGGTCGGCGAAGTTTTGGAAGTCATGCGGAAAGTGGCACAGGAAGTCAATTGTACAATGATTGTAGTCACACATGAAATTGGTTTTGCCCGTGAGGTTGCAGATCATGTTGTTTTCATGGATGGTGGTGTCATTGTGGAAGAAGGGGTGCCGGAAAAAATACTTTGCAGACCGGAAAATGAACGTACAAAACAATTTTTAGCGCGGTACGTTTCTTTTACGGAATATAATATTTAA
- a CDS encoding DUF1847 domain-containing protein has protein sequence MTTTNTKESPCLTCTDCGTASCSKGDGRYPEFCLTTHLTDKEIEKIVDLYNNNEEVRKIAIAGAEVEGEFYGKYTRVEEIMEFARRIGAKKIGIATCSGLINESRIFARILKVHGFQPYGVACKIGAIPKEKINLEEKYIRTPGSSACNPVMQAKILNKNKTDLNVVVGLCVGHDSLFYKYSKAVTTTLVTKDRLTGHNPVAALYTAQSYYKKLLSSQ, from the coding sequence ATGACGACAACAAATACAAAAGAAAGTCCTTGCCTTACATGCACGGACTGTGGAACTGCGAGCTGCAGCAAAGGAGACGGGCGTTATCCGGAATTTTGCTTAACAACGCATTTGACCGATAAAGAAATAGAAAAAATCGTAGATCTTTATAATAATAATGAAGAAGTACGAAAAATTGCCATTGCCGGAGCTGAAGTTGAGGGCGAATTTTACGGCAAATATACACGGGTTGAAGAAATCATGGAATTTGCAAGAAGAATTGGTGCCAAAAAGATTGGAATCGCGACCTGTTCTGGTCTCATCAATGAAAGTAGAATTTTTGCCCGTATTTTAAAAGTACATGGTTTTCAGCCTTATGGTGTAGCTTGTAAAATTGGTGCAATACCAAAGGAAAAGATTAACCTTGAAGAGAAGTATATTAGAACACCAGGTTCAAGTGCATGTAATCCTGTTATGCAAGCAAAAATATTAAATAAAAATAAAACTGACTTAAATGTCGTAGTTGGTTTATGTGTTGGTCATGACAGCTTGTTTTACAAATACTCCAAAGCTGTAACAACGACGTTAGTTACCAAAGATAGACTTACAGGACATAACCCAGTCGCTGCACTTTATACAGCGCAAAGTTACTACAAAAAATTATTGAGTAGTCAATAA